In a single window of the Micromonospora inositola genome:
- a CDS encoding cytochrome c oxidase assembly protein produces the protein MLHVDPILAATSVAPSTLAAGGEAVPPPFTVARVFTETRLDSWLALGLVVAAGLYLYGVYRMRLRGDRWPVVRTVCFLGPGLGGIASVTVSGLHAYDTALLSVHMVQHMVLSMVAPIFLALGAPVTLALRTLPVRPRKRLLAIVHSRIARIYTFPLVAFAIFVVNPFALYFTDLYHFTLQHDWAHELVHAHFIMTGCVFFWPLVGLDPLPGRWPYPARALLMVLSVPFHTVLGLTIMQSTTLFGGDWYPSLHLSWSNPWDDQVVAGGVLWAGGEFVSVTMLAVLVVQWVKQSEREARRVDRELDRQEARQRAAESPA, from the coding sequence GTGCTGCACGTCGATCCGATCTTAGCCGCCACCTCGGTCGCCCCGTCGACCCTCGCGGCGGGGGGCGAAGCCGTCCCGCCGCCCTTCACCGTCGCCCGGGTGTTCACCGAGACCCGGCTGGACAGCTGGCTCGCCCTCGGGCTGGTCGTCGCCGCCGGGCTCTACCTCTACGGCGTCTACCGGATGCGGCTGCGCGGCGACCGCTGGCCGGTCGTCCGCACGGTCTGCTTCCTCGGCCCGGGGCTGGGCGGCATCGCCTCGGTCACGGTCAGCGGGCTGCACGCGTACGACACCGCGCTGCTGTCGGTGCACATGGTCCAGCACATGGTGCTGTCGATGGTGGCGCCGATCTTCCTGGCCCTCGGCGCGCCGGTGACGCTCGCCCTGCGCACCCTGCCGGTCCGCCCGCGCAAGCGGCTGCTGGCGATCGTGCACAGCCGGATCGCGCGGATCTACACCTTCCCGCTGGTGGCGTTCGCCATCTTCGTGGTGAACCCGTTCGCGCTGTACTTCACCGACCTGTACCACTTCACCCTGCAGCACGACTGGGCGCACGAGCTGGTGCACGCGCACTTCATCATGACCGGCTGCGTGTTCTTCTGGCCGCTGGTCGGCCTGGACCCGCTGCCCGGCCGCTGGCCGTACCCGGCCCGGGCGCTGCTGATGGTGCTCTCCGTGCCGTTCCACACCGTGCTGGGGCTCACCATCATGCAGAGCACCACGCTCTTCGGCGGCGACTGGTACCCGTCGCTGCACCTGAGCTGGTCGAACCCGTGGGACGACCAGGTGGTGGCCGGCGGCGTGCTCTGGGCCGGCGGCGAGTTCGTCAGCGTCACCATGCTGGCCGTGCTGGTCGTGCAGTGGGTGA
- the ctaE gene encoding aa3-type cytochrome oxidase subunit III: MTAAPAIDKSRIHSLTRPNMVSVGTIVWLSSELMFFAALFAMYFSIRAAAPEQWEKHTEILNIPYATTFTVILVLSSVTCQLGVFAAEKGDVHALRRWFTITFVMGLIFVLGQANEYRNLVHEGVKINVDGYGSMFYLTTGFHGLHVTGGLIAFIIFMIRTTMGRFTPAQATSAIVVSYYWHFVDVVWIGLYAMIYWLQ; the protein is encoded by the coding sequence GTGACTGCGGCCCCAGCCATTGACAAGAGCCGGATCCACTCCCTGACCCGACCCAACATGGTCAGCGTCGGGACGATCGTGTGGCTCTCCAGCGAACTCATGTTCTTCGCGGCGCTGTTCGCGATGTACTTCTCCATCCGCGCGGCTGCGCCGGAGCAGTGGGAGAAGCACACCGAGATCCTGAACATCCCGTACGCGACCACCTTCACGGTGATCCTCGTGCTGTCCTCGGTGACCTGCCAGCTCGGTGTGTTCGCCGCGGAGAAGGGTGACGTCCACGCCCTGCGGCGCTGGTTCACGATCACCTTCGTGATGGGTCTGATCTTCGTACTCGGCCAGGCGAACGAGTACCGCAACCTGGTCCACGAGGGCGTGAAGATCAACGTAGACGGTTATGGGTCGATGTTCTACCTGACCACCGGCTTCCACGGCCTGCACGTGACCGGCGGTCTGATCGCCTTCATCATCTTCATGATCCGCACCACCATGGGCCGGTTCACCCCGGCGCAGGCCACGTCGGCGATCGTCGTGTCGTACTACTGGCACTTCGTCGACGTCGTGTGGATCGGCCTCTACGCCATGATCTACTGGCTCCAGTGA
- the qcrC gene encoding cytochrome bc1 complex diheme cytochrome c subunit encodes MTSDNDRRRGLLARLRGRPVARSRGRRRLGAAVRLIAALTLAGGAYTVFAPGVQAQENPPLSAAAGEGKALFDVSCVTCHGRNAQGVEGRGPSLIGVGSASVEFQVSSGRMPMARQEAQAIRKPPQFTDEQVRQLGQYLQELGGGPQVPAGNNLHEGADLATGGELFRINCSQCHAFGGGGGALSSGKYAPSLRPASDRQIYAAMLSGPQNMPVFGDNQLRPEQKADIIAYIQETLKHDQDQGGFNLGRYGPSTEGLAAFLIGIVALVFASLWIAGKS; translated from the coding sequence ATGACTTCTGACAACGACCGCCGACGCGGTCTGCTCGCGCGCCTGCGCGGGCGGCCCGTAGCGCGCAGCAGGGGCCGCCGCCGGCTGGGCGCCGCGGTCCGGCTGATCGCCGCGCTGACGCTGGCCGGCGGCGCCTACACCGTCTTCGCCCCCGGCGTGCAGGCGCAGGAAAACCCGCCGCTGAGCGCCGCCGCCGGCGAGGGCAAGGCGCTGTTCGACGTGAGCTGTGTGACCTGTCACGGTCGCAACGCCCAGGGTGTCGAGGGACGCGGGCCGAGCCTCATCGGAGTCGGCTCGGCCTCGGTCGAGTTCCAGGTCAGCAGCGGTCGGATGCCGATGGCCCGGCAGGAAGCCCAGGCCATTCGGAAGCCCCCGCAGTTCACCGACGAGCAGGTGCGCCAGCTCGGCCAGTACCTCCAGGAGCTCGGCGGCGGTCCGCAGGTCCCCGCGGGCAACAACCTCCACGAGGGCGCCGACCTGGCGACCGGTGGCGAGCTGTTCCGGATCAACTGCTCGCAGTGCCACGCCTTCGGCGGTGGCGGCGGCGCCCTCTCCTCCGGCAAGTACGCCCCGAGCCTGAGGCCCGCGAGCGACCGGCAGATCTACGCCGCGATGCTGAGCGGCCCGCAGAACATGCCGGTCTTCGGCGACAACCAGCTGCGGCCGGAGCAGAAGGCGGACATCATCGCCTACATCCAGGAGACCCTGAAGCACGACCAGGACCAGGGCGGCTTCAACCTCGGCCGGTACGGGCCGTCCACCGAGGGTCTGGCGGCCTTCCTGATCGGCATCGTCG